DNA sequence from the Agromyces aureus genome:
CGGCGGCCCTCGTGATCGGCGTGGTCGCCCTCACGATCGGCGTGGTCAACGCGGCAGCCGACGGGGTGCAGCCCATGTGGTTCGCATCGCTGTTCGAGGCCCGGGTGCGGTACTCGGGCATCACGATCGGGCGCGAGGCCGGCGCGATCGTGGGCGGCGGGCTGGCCCCGCTGCTGGCGGCCTGGCTCGTCGCGACGAGCGGGCACTGGTGGCCCGTCGCGATCCTCATGATCGTCGCGGCCGCGCTCGGCATCGCGGGGGCCCTGCTCGCGCGCGACCCTGACGACCCGACGGGTAACGACACCGACCTGTAGCGGCGCGGACCTGTGGCGAGACCGACGGGGAGCGACGCCCGCTCAGCACGATGCCGCCGCCCGCGCCGAAGCGGCGGGCGGCGGCATCCGTGACGGGATCGACCGGAGGATCAGGCCGCGAGCAGCTGCAGCGAGTCGATCACGCGGTTCGAGAAGCCCCACTCGTTGTCGTACCAGGCGACGACCTTGATGTGCTTGCCGTCGACGCGGGTGAGCTCGGAGTCGAAGATCGACGAGTGAGGGTTGCCGACGATGTCGCTCGACACGAGCGGCTCGTCGGAGTACTCGAGCACGCCGGCGAGGGGGCCGTCGGCCGCGGCCCTGTAGGCGGCGAGCACCTCGTCGCGGGTGACGTCCTTCGCGACCGTCGCGTTCAGCTCGACGATCGAGCCCACCGGGATCGGCACGCGCATGGCGTCGCCGCTGAGCTTGCCGTCGAGGTTCGGCAGCACGAGGCCGATGGCCTTCGCGGCACCGGTCGAGCTCGGCACGATGTTCTCGGCGGCGGCGCGGGCGCGGCGGGGGTCGGAGTGCGGGGCGTCCTGCAGGTTCTGGTCCTGCGTGTAGGCGTGCACGGTGGTCATGAAGCCGTGCTCGATGCCGGCGAGGTCGTCGAGGACCTTCGCGAGCGGGGCGAGGGCGTTCGTCGTGCACGACGCGTTCGAGACGATGACGT
Encoded proteins:
- the gap gene encoding type I glyceraldehyde-3-phosphate dehydrogenase, with translation MTRIAINGFGRIGRNVVRALIERDADLELVAVNDLTSPAELARLLKYDTAGGRFNGTVEADGDVLVINGRRVKVLAERDPANLPWGELDVELVLESTGRFTDAEAAKAHITAGAKKVLVSAPAKGADATLVYGVNTDAYNAETDVIVSNASCTTNALAPLAKVLDDLAGIEHGFMTTVHAYTQDQNLQDAPHSDPRRARAAAENIVPSSTGAAKAIGLVLPNLDGKLSGDAMRVPIPVGSIVELNATVAKDVTRDEVLAAYRAAADGPLAGVLEYSDEPLVSSDIVGNPHSSIFDSELTRVDGKHIKVVAWYDNEWGFSNRVIDSLQLLAA